A part of Desulfovibrio sp. TomC genomic DNA contains:
- a CDS encoding oligosaccharide flippase family protein — MQHHAPPPGQPHRPRSLVRNFLALATSRGVQTVSGFFVLLAAARVLPVDDFGRYASVSALAGAVTALTYFGIQQVMIREMVCDRETAAAVVGRAVLLRGVLALAAGLGLAAAGFFSGYGGSMYLALGLAFGLEVCRSFSMLGCAVFQAHERMGYEPPLSVISGVASMALVGLALWRGLGVAGVLGGLLLAALLHVVLVWRVAGRLTRPSFVPDWPAMRALFLASSVVGLGVFFQQNLFRAGTLSLSWWSGLAAVADFQAPHEFLLKIEIVPQALMLAVFPALARLAPVDFDTARRLYRLIFRHTLQGMALPAIVLAFYAEPACVLLFGGKYAGAAPVMRVLALSLPLLALDMLVNNLLVAIGRQRYALYYASAALVAAFGVNAVVVPRYGALGAAWVALGSYAWLLVFSSRFGARHGYTPLAVPALLRVACAGGACLGACFLLRQTPIVGAVAGVVAYCVVMVGLKGISRRDLAELRQVRQARHDLGQESKQCP; from the coding sequence ATGCAACACCATGCTCCGCCTCCTGGCCAGCCCCATCGGCCGCGATCGCTTGTGCGTAATTTTTTGGCCCTGGCCACGTCGCGCGGCGTGCAGACGGTCAGTGGCTTTTTCGTGCTGCTGGCTGCGGCCAGGGTCCTGCCGGTGGACGATTTCGGCCGGTACGCCTCGGTTTCGGCCCTGGCCGGGGCGGTGACGGCGCTGACCTATTTCGGCATCCAGCAGGTGATGATCCGGGAGATGGTGTGCGACCGCGAGACGGCGGCGGCCGTGGTTGGCCGGGCGGTGTTGTTGCGGGGCGTGCTGGCTCTCGCAGCCGGGCTGGGACTGGCGGCGGCCGGATTTTTCTCGGGCTACGGCGGCTCCATGTATCTGGCCTTGGGGCTGGCGTTTGGCCTGGAGGTCTGCCGGTCGTTTTCGATGCTCGGGTGTGCGGTGTTCCAGGCCCACGAGCGCATGGGTTATGAGCCGCCGTTGTCGGTCATTTCGGGTGTGGCCTCCATGGCCCTGGTGGGGCTGGCCTTGTGGCGCGGCCTGGGCGTTGCCGGGGTCCTGGGCGGCCTTTTGCTGGCGGCGCTGCTCCATGTCGTCCTGGTGTGGCGGGTGGCCGGGCGGCTGACGCGTCCGTCGTTTGTCCCGGACTGGCCGGCCATGCGGGCGCTGTTTCTGGCTTCGTCCGTGGTGGGGTTGGGTGTCTTTTTCCAGCAAAACCTGTTTCGGGCCGGCACGTTGTCCCTGTCCTGGTGGTCGGGGTTGGCGGCTGTGGCCGATTTCCAGGCCCCGCATGAATTTCTGCTCAAAATCGAGATCGTGCCCCAGGCGCTGATGCTGGCGGTGTTTCCGGCCCTGGCCCGGCTGGCCCCGGTGGACTTCGACACGGCCCGGCGGCTCTATCGCCTGATTTTCCGCCACACCCTGCAAGGCATGGCCCTGCCGGCGATCGTACTGGCCTTTTACGCCGAACCGGCCTGCGTGCTGCTCTTTGGCGGCAAATATGCCGGGGCTGCGCCGGTCATGCGGGTGCTGGCCCTGTCCCTGCCGCTTCTGGCGCTCGACATGTTGGTCAATAATCTGCTGGTGGCCATTGGCCGGCAGCGCTATGCCCTGTATTATGCCTCGGCGGCCCTGGTTGCGGCCTTTGGCGTAAACGCCGTGGTCGTGCCGCGCTATGGGGCGCTCGGCGCTGCCTGGGTGGCCCTTGGGTCCTACGCCTGGCTGCTGGTGTTTTCTTCGCGCTTCGGGGCGCGCCATGGCTATACGCCGCTGGCCGTCCCGGCGCTGTTGCGGGTGGCCTGCGCCGGCGGAGCCTGTCTGGGCGCGTGTTTTCTGCTGCGCCAGACGCCGATTGTTGGCGCTGTTGCCGGGGTAGTGGCCTATTGTGTGGTGATGGTGGGACTTAAAGGAATCAGCCGGCGCGATCTGGCCGAGCTGCGTCAAGTGCGTCAGGCCCGGCACGATCTGGGCCAGGAGAGCAAGCAATGTCCGTGA
- a CDS encoding IS110 family transposase: protein MAVECFIGIDVSKETLDVHTFPDGNDLQFINDPDGIKAICRKFSKLRPNLIIIEATGGLQIPVATALSLKKFPVVVINPRQARDFARAKGRLAKTDKIDAEILALFGKQMEPEVRPLKDEQAQEMSAFMSRRNQLIRMLVMEKNRFSRAYGSVRHDIEKNIDWLEERLSEIDTHLGKIVRASPIWRERDNLLRSVPGVGDVLSRALLSNLPELGTLNRRAIAALVGVAPLNCDSGKHRGRRRVWGGRSDVRSVLYMAVLSAKKYNPVIRDFYNRLKEAGKPHKVAAVASMRKLITILNAMVRSGQPWAQCANAA from the coding sequence ATGGCTGTTGAGTGCTTTATTGGGATTGATGTCTCTAAAGAAACTCTGGATGTTCACACGTTTCCCGATGGGAACGATCTGCAATTCATCAACGACCCTGATGGCATTAAAGCTATCTGTAGGAAATTTTCTAAACTTCGTCCGAATCTTATTATTATTGAGGCGACAGGCGGTCTTCAAATTCCTGTTGCAACAGCGTTGAGTCTCAAGAAGTTCCCTGTTGTAGTTATTAATCCCCGCCAGGCTCGTGATTTTGCGAGGGCAAAGGGGAGATTGGCTAAAACGGATAAGATTGATGCTGAGATATTAGCCCTTTTTGGCAAGCAAATGGAGCCTGAAGTACGTCCTCTTAAGGACGAGCAAGCACAAGAAATGAGTGCATTTATGTCCAGGCGTAACCAGCTTATTCGAATGCTTGTCATGGAGAAAAATCGTTTTTCTCGGGCTTATGGCTCAGTAAGACATGACATCGAGAAGAATATCGATTGGCTAGAAGAGCGATTGTCAGAAATTGACACCCATCTTGGAAAGATTGTGCGCGCCAGTCCGATTTGGAGAGAACGTGATAACTTACTTCGAAGTGTTCCCGGCGTCGGAGATGTCCTTTCAAGAGCACTCCTCTCCAATCTCCCTGAGCTTGGAACATTAAATCGCCGGGCGATAGCTGCGCTTGTTGGTGTTGCACCTCTCAATTGCGATAGTGGGAAACATCGGGGAAGACGTCGTGTTTGGGGTGGTCGCAGTGATGTCCGTTCCGTTTTATATATGGCAGTCTTGTCTGCCAAAAAATATAACCCAGTGATACGAGATTTTTACAATCGCCTCAAGGAAGCAGGCAAGCCACATAAAGTCGCTGCCGTTGCCTCCATGCGAAAGCTCATAACGATTCTGAATGCGATGGTGCGATCCGGTCAGCCTTGGGCACAGTGCGCAAACGCGGCGTGA
- a CDS encoding glycosyltransferase family 39 protein, which yields MTAPLARPALPDIAVPWRLSLALVALLTLAGLAMRLYAVDVVGLWWDEFVTLGRAAWPVADLLRSLASEGPSDVSLDSSPPLFHLLVHLSLALGGNSDVAVKAPSILAGTLTIPVVWLLGRRLFGPRCALTAAAICAFSLFPVHYSREARPYALYLLCALTALYFLLQAMDRDRLRDWAGFVVANTLMFYASYLAAATFLAQGAMVVGLAVLLTRQGRRPEAVRLLARAGIAALVVVLAYVPWIPAHLFQMRTIAGSAPVEARFDSVSFSSVLRSFAAWQYQGPIPWPAILAAVAGLGVVRFLAVGRGRALAGLAVWSLTALAMAASLPTDIHVSVRYLVNIFFLFCFLLAGGADALLALAGRFGRGSLGAVLAVALGVAACLPAFAALSVYAKRDSPSVKAVLADLAAARANVDAIRYYRPRHLKIVADWYLAGSFETAADPFSRAYHRAFFLSPADDPDHATPAYARPVRQTFWADIAKIGLPNRAPLPLLAPYRQEFDDLSTLADAALLDNMAPDIGNSTLALYDCRRPGRAVFTFAVPPGVVAGPTPVRLSFAMRRGHAARPQGRITLRAGATPETAQPLLTVTAADFQPGAGEYAAAATLPPPDPATGQVSLVIDAVAGFVDGFVELSSLETQPPASIDPADLPPAWEQSAAALAANTEVSPGLPDGRLMGGNTLYGFADQANARLHLGGPEALAAYLAAYPDDTPVYTLSDDDGRVRARYFDPLLDRPYTAIGKEQTPLVSGFAGQTQARGLWATGTIAGQTVTLGQTQLTLPLTAPAGATLSLGDDGRGRLLFQTDFDRPLPDIIANTALAHALAKVAGEPAITCYGDAPCFLTYALSAPKTLAPITGFTATWYPMTLTDHTGHNQVTAQWSTDGATYYDLDELHSVGDYFFYYGGKMRQAGRVRLDRPANRLYLRFALSGSGARLYSTGETRLTLEADLANTGFAGLTLPTGPITSHSSGPAVALVPTRKAPPLDRTLRERH from the coding sequence GTGACCGCTCCCCTGGCCCGCCCTGCCTTGCCGGACATCGCCGTGCCCTGGCGGCTTTCCCTGGCCCTGGTCGCCCTGCTCACCCTGGCCGGGCTGGCCATGCGTCTCTATGCCGTGGATGTGGTGGGCCTTTGGTGGGACGAGTTCGTGACCCTTGGCCGGGCGGCCTGGCCCGTGGCCGATCTGCTGCGTTCCCTGGCCAGCGAAGGTCCAAGCGACGTCAGCCTGGATTCTTCGCCGCCGCTGTTTCATCTGCTCGTCCACCTGTCCCTGGCCCTTGGCGGCAATTCGGACGTGGCGGTCAAAGCGCCAAGCATCCTGGCCGGCACGCTGACCATCCCGGTGGTCTGGCTCCTTGGCCGCCGGCTCTTTGGCCCGCGCTGCGCCCTGACCGCCGCCGCCATTTGCGCCTTTTCGCTGTTCCCGGTGCACTATTCCCGGGAAGCCCGGCCCTATGCCCTCTATCTGCTCTGTGCCCTGACGGCGCTGTATTTTTTACTGCAGGCCATGGACCGGGACCGGCTGCGCGACTGGGCCGGGTTTGTCGTGGCCAATACGCTGATGTTTTACGCCTCCTATCTGGCCGCCGCCACCTTCCTGGCCCAGGGGGCCATGGTCGTCGGGCTGGCCGTTCTTCTCACCCGCCAGGGACGCCGGCCCGAGGCGGTGCGGCTGCTCGCCCGGGCCGGGATTGCCGCCCTGGTCGTGGTCCTGGCCTATGTGCCCTGGATCCCCGCCCATCTCTTCCAAATGCGCACCATTGCCGGGTCCGCCCCGGTGGAGGCGCGCTTTGATTCGGTCAGCTTCAGCTCGGTGCTGCGCAGTTTCGCCGCCTGGCAGTATCAGGGACCCATTCCCTGGCCGGCCATCCTCGCCGCCGTCGCCGGCCTGGGAGTTGTGCGCTTCCTGGCTGTCGGCCGGGGCCGGGCCTTGGCCGGACTGGCCGTCTGGTCGCTGACCGCCCTGGCCATGGCCGCGTCCCTGCCCACGGACATCCATGTGTCGGTGCGCTATCTGGTCAACATCTTTTTCCTTTTTTGCTTCCTGCTGGCCGGCGGAGCCGACGCCCTGCTGGCCCTGGCCGGCCGGTTCGGACGCGGATCCCTGGGGGCCGTCCTGGCCGTAGCCCTGGGGGTAGCCGCCTGCCTGCCGGCTTTTGCCGCCCTGTCCGTCTACGCCAAGCGCGACAGCCCGAGCGTCAAGGCCGTCCTGGCCGATCTGGCCGCCGCCCGGGCCAATGTGGACGCCATCCGCTACTATCGCCCGCGCCACCTCAAGATCGTTGCCGACTGGTATCTGGCCGGCAGCTTCGAGACCGCCGCCGACCCCTTTTCCCGGGCCTACCACCGGGCCTTTTTCCTGTCCCCGGCCGACGATCCCGACCATGCCACGCCAGCCTATGCCCGGCCGGTGCGCCAGACCTTCTGGGCCGACATCGCCAAAATCGGCCTGCCCAACCGCGCCCCGCTGCCGCTTTTGGCCCCGTATCGCCAGGAATTCGACGACCTCTCGACCCTGGCCGACGCCGCACTCCTGGACAACATGGCCCCGGATATAGGCAACAGCACCCTGGCCCTGTACGACTGCCGCCGGCCCGGCCGGGCGGTCTTCACCTTTGCCGTGCCGCCGGGCGTTGTGGCCGGCCCCACGCCGGTCCGCCTCAGTTTTGCCATGCGCCGGGGCCATGCCGCCCGGCCCCAGGGCCGCATCACCCTGCGGGCCGGAGCCACGCCGGAGACGGCCCAACCGCTGCTCACGGTCACGGCCGCCGATTTCCAGCCCGGGGCCGGCGAATATGCCGCAGCTGCCACCCTGCCGCCGCCCGATCCGGCCACCGGGCAAGTCAGTCTGGTCATCGACGCCGTGGCCGGCTTTGTGGACGGCTTTGTGGAACTCTCGAGCCTCGAAACCCAGCCGCCGGCCAGCATCGATCCGGCCGACCTGCCGCCGGCCTGGGAACAATCCGCCGCCGCCCTGGCCGCCAACACCGAGGTTTCACCGGGTCTGCCCGACGGCCGGCTCATGGGCGGCAACACGCTTTACGGCTTTGCCGACCAGGCGAATGCCCGCCTGCACCTGGGCGGTCCCGAGGCCCTGGCCGCCTATCTGGCCGCCTATCCGGACGATACGCCGGTCTATACGCTTTCCGACGACGACGGCCGGGTGCGGGCTCGCTACTTCGATCCGCTGCTGGACCGGCCCTATACAGCCATTGGCAAGGAACAAACGCCGCTGGTTTCGGGCTTTGCCGGCCAGACCCAGGCCCGGGGACTGTGGGCGACCGGGACGATTGCCGGACAGACCGTCACCCTGGGCCAAACCCAACTCACCCTGCCGTTGACCGCCCCGGCCGGCGCGACCCTGAGCCTTGGCGACGACGGCCGGGGCCGGCTCCTGTTCCAGACCGATTTCGACCGGCCCCTGCCGGACATCATCGCCAACACCGCCCTGGCCCACGCCCTGGCCAAGGTTGCCGGGGAACCGGCCATCACCTGCTACGGCGACGCCCCGTGCTTTCTCACCTATGCCCTAAGCGCGCCGAAGACCCTTGCCCCCATTACCGGATTTACCGCCACCTGGTATCCCATGACGCTCACCGACCACACCGGGCACAATCAAGTGACCGCCCAGTGGTCCACCGACGGCGCGACCTATTACGACCTGGACGAACTGCACAGCGTTGGCGATTACTTCTTTTATTACGGCGGCAAAATGCGCCAGGCCGGCCGGGTGCGCCTGGACCGCCCGGCCAACCGGCTCTATCTGCGCTTTGCCCTGTCCGGGTCCGGGGCTCGGCTGTACAGCACCGGCGAAACCCGGCTGACCCTGGAAGCCGATCTGGCCAACACCGGCTTTGCCGGCCTGACCCTGCCGACCGGACCGATCACCAGCCACAGCTCCGGCCCGGCCGTCGCCCTCGTGCCAACCCGCAAAGCACCGCCGCTCGACCGTACGCTGCGGGAGCGCCATTGA
- a CDS encoding HAMP domain-containing methyl-accepting chemotaxis protein, translating to MKLSAKLAGSFAVLLVLLCGVGFFAIVGMGEINKDTHDLASNWLPTIKVVGKLGNQIAKFRRLELAYLLAYNKPQTRDYVKEMVESRSIIDKIIAAYKPLMTEKEEFENFPKFEAAWKKYLAMNDRILEFVRQGDGEAAIKLCSSEGAALLQECQESLDIIIDVNDKGGEASAAAALTAYNTGRAMVWGCLVVGLLLGLGLAVWLVKNVLGQLGQDPGYLGEVAGAVAAGNLDVKLAPVVGQGGVYGVFVAMIANLKAKIAEADQKTSEAERQTEAAREATARAEEAAEAAGRAKAEGMLQAAGRLEGVAGVVGSASDALSGQIGQARNGAQAQADRVGETATAMEEMNVTVLEVARNAGQAADTSAAARAKAEEGEKAVGRVAEFLVRVRDNAHQSRLDMETLGKQAESIGQVLGVISDIADQTNLLALNAAIEAARAGEAGRGFAVVADEVRKLAEKTMTATKEVGAAIGDIQSGTRKNIDNVAQTVAAVEEASGLAANAGGTLGEIVQLVDASADQVRSIATASEQQSATSEEINRSVEDINRISLESAEAMDQAGRAVEELVEQARELSQLIAEMQAEGGGRPAARSLAGKAPARTVSRTAAKPLSAGGRKPRALT from the coding sequence ATGAAATTATCTGCCAAGCTCGCCGGCTCGTTTGCCGTTTTGTTGGTCTTGCTGTGTGGCGTCGGCTTTTTTGCCATCGTCGGCATGGGGGAAATCAATAAAGATACCCATGATCTGGCCAGCAACTGGCTGCCGACAATCAAAGTGGTGGGAAAGCTTGGCAATCAGATTGCCAAGTTCCGTCGGCTGGAGCTGGCCTACCTGCTGGCCTACAACAAGCCGCAGACCCGCGATTACGTCAAAGAAATGGTCGAATCACGCAGCATTATTGACAAAATCATTGCGGCCTACAAGCCGCTGATGACCGAGAAAGAGGAGTTTGAGAATTTCCCCAAGTTTGAGGCCGCCTGGAAGAAATATCTGGCCATGAACGACAGGATTTTGGAGTTCGTACGCCAGGGCGACGGCGAGGCTGCGATCAAGCTGTGCAGTAGCGAGGGGGCCGCGCTGTTGCAGGAGTGCCAGGAGAGCCTCGACATCATCATTGACGTCAACGACAAGGGCGGCGAGGCCTCGGCGGCGGCGGCGCTGACGGCCTACAACACCGGTCGCGCCATGGTTTGGGGCTGTCTGGTCGTCGGGTTGCTGCTGGGCCTTGGCCTGGCCGTGTGGCTGGTTAAAAACGTGCTGGGCCAGCTGGGGCAGGACCCGGGCTATCTGGGCGAAGTGGCCGGGGCAGTGGCCGCCGGCAATCTCGATGTGAAGCTCGCTCCGGTTGTCGGCCAGGGCGGGGTGTACGGCGTTTTTGTGGCCATGATCGCCAACCTCAAGGCAAAGATCGCCGAAGCCGACCAGAAAACGAGCGAAGCTGAGCGCCAGACCGAGGCGGCCCGCGAAGCCACGGCCCGGGCCGAGGAAGCTGCCGAAGCCGCCGGCCGGGCCAAGGCCGAGGGCATGTTGCAGGCGGCCGGCCGCCTGGAAGGCGTGGCCGGCGTGGTGGGGAGCGCGTCCGATGCCCTGTCCGGCCAGATCGGGCAGGCCCGAAACGGGGCTCAGGCCCAGGCCGACCGGGTGGGCGAGACGGCTACGGCCATGGAAGAGATGAACGTCACCGTGCTTGAGGTGGCCCGCAATGCCGGGCAGGCCGCCGATACCTCGGCTGCGGCCCGGGCCAAGGCCGAGGAAGGGGAGAAAGCTGTCGGTCGGGTGGCTGAATTTCTGGTCCGGGTCCGGGACAACGCCCACCAGTCGCGTCTGGATATGGAAACGCTTGGCAAACAGGCCGAGAGCATCGGGCAGGTGCTTGGCGTCATTTCCGACATTGCCGACCAGACCAATCTGCTGGCCTTAAATGCCGCCATTGAGGCGGCCCGGGCCGGCGAGGCCGGACGCGGCTTTGCCGTGGTGGCCGACGAAGTGCGCAAACTGGCCGAAAAGACCATGACCGCCACCAAGGAAGTGGGCGCGGCCATCGGCGACATCCAGTCCGGGACGCGCAAAAATATCGACAATGTGGCCCAGACCGTGGCCGCTGTCGAGGAAGCCAGCGGACTGGCCGCCAACGCCGGCGGCACCCTGGGCGAGATTGTTCAGTTGGTGGATGCGTCGGCCGATCAGGTGCGCTCCATTGCCACGGCTTCCGAACAGCAGTCGGCCACCAGCGAGGAAATCAACCGCAGCGTGGAAGACATCAACCGTATTTCCCTGGAGTCGGCCGAAGCCATGGATCAGGCCGGCCGGGCCGTCGAGGAGCTGGTGGAGCAGGCCCGTGAGCTGTCCCAGCTCATTGCCGAGATGCAGGCCGAGGGCGGCGGCCGCCCGGCCGCCCGGTCGCTGGCCGGCAAAGCACCAGCCCGGACCGTCTCCCGGACAGCCGCCAAACCCTTGTCGGCCGGGGGCCGCAAGCCGCGCGCCCTGACCTGA
- a CDS encoding lysophospholipid acyltransferase family protein, with protein MQTLRDALVWVYWHPFKRLVQALPPQTARALARLLGRLMGRVPNARLAGMAEAARFVPGVPDDPAVRLSLARAALVEFCQTDLEVLLFPTLTPARTAALVGIEGREHLDAALAGGRGVMLAFGHYGANQMIMAAIGHAGYRMCQLSAPATVLNEKLPEARSAAVRRTRELRWAHEQTLPVSHIDVFGSLKAAFTCLRGGHVLGVAVDGGGGEKQAVVPFLGRTASFPLGPMLLAGKTGCAVVPCFMERAPNGRLTLRIEPALPLAVAGEGGLAPEQAATANTAAVAARLSAAIIAHPSRYLYFLAFRLHMAACGHDAFFVDAGA; from the coding sequence ATGCAAACGCTACGCGACGCCCTGGTCTGGGTGTACTGGCACCCGTTTAAGCGCCTCGTTCAGGCGTTGCCGCCCCAGACGGCCCGCGCCCTGGCCCGGCTGCTTGGCCGGCTTATGGGCCGCGTGCCCAATGCCCGGCTGGCCGGCATGGCCGAGGCGGCGCGTTTTGTGCCGGGCGTGCCCGACGATCCGGCCGTGCGCCTGTCGCTGGCCAGGGCGGCCCTGGTGGAATTTTGCCAGACCGATCTGGAAGTGCTGCTCTTTCCGACGCTGACCCCGGCCCGAACCGCCGCCCTGGTCGGCATCGAGGGCCGGGAGCATCTCGACGCTGCTCTGGCCGGCGGGCGCGGCGTCATGCTGGCCTTTGGCCATTACGGGGCCAACCAGATGATCATGGCGGCCATCGGCCACGCCGGCTACCGCATGTGCCAGCTCTCGGCCCCGGCCACGGTCTTAAACGAAAAGCTGCCCGAGGCCCGAAGCGCCGCCGTGCGCCGCACCCGGGAGTTGCGCTGGGCTCATGAGCAGACCTTGCCGGTCAGCCATATCGACGTGTTCGGCAGCCTCAAGGCCGCCTTTACCTGTTTGCGCGGCGGCCATGTGCTGGGCGTGGCCGTTGACGGCGGGGGCGGCGAGAAGCAGGCGGTTGTGCCGTTTCTGGGGCGCACGGCGTCGTTTCCCCTGGGGCCGATGCTTCTGGCCGGCAAGACCGGCTGCGCCGTTGTGCCGTGTTTCATGGAGCGCGCGCCAAACGGTCGGCTGACTCTTCGCATCGAGCCGGCCCTGCCGCTGGCCGTTGCCGGGGAGGGGGGGCTTGCGCCTGAGCAGGCGGCAACCGCCAATACCGCAGCCGTGGCCGCGCGCCTGTCGGCGGCGATTATCGCCCACCCCAGCCGTTACCTCTACTTCCTGGCCTTTCGCCTGCACATGGCGGCCTGCGGCCACGATGCCTTTTTTGTAGATGCGGGCGCGTAA
- a CDS encoding phosphoadenosine phosphosulfate reductase family protein, with amino-acid sequence MDASILALPVPEKIALSKRIVAGAMDRFGDVFWIAWTGAKDSTLVLWLTRELCRETGRAMPRVLTIDEGDPFPEILTFQKRLVAEWGLDLHVAANHEILDRKPQIGDYIDLTGLSEATRAEAARTGFTGPGFPFDPESPLGNQLMKVAPMNAFLREHAVAALATAIRWDEHPARAEELYESPREEPAHLRVHPILHMREADVWAITRGQGLPFCELYHQGYRSLGTLSGTVRQSDLPAWEQDLTDRSGERAGRDQDKEDAMEQLRALGYM; translated from the coding sequence ATGGACGCTTCCATTCTTGCCTTGCCCGTGCCTGAAAAGATCGCCCTGTCCAAGCGCATTGTCGCCGGGGCCATGGACCGCTTTGGCGACGTCTTCTGGATCGCCTGGACCGGGGCCAAGGACAGCACCCTGGTCCTGTGGCTGACCCGGGAACTGTGCCGCGAGACCGGGCGGGCCATGCCGCGCGTCTTGACCATCGACGAGGGCGACCCGTTCCCGGAGATCCTGACCTTTCAAAAACGGCTGGTGGCCGAGTGGGGGCTTGACCTGCACGTGGCCGCCAACCACGAAATTTTAGACCGGAAGCCGCAGATTGGCGACTACATCGACCTGACGGGCCTGTCCGAGGCCACCCGGGCCGAGGCGGCGCGCACCGGGTTCACCGGCCCGGGCTTTCCCTTTGATCCCGAGTCGCCGCTTGGCAACCAGCTCATGAAAGTCGCGCCCATGAACGCCTTTTTGCGGGAGCACGCCGTGGCCGCCCTGGCCACGGCCATCCGCTGGGACGAGCACCCGGCCCGGGCCGAGGAACTTTACGAGAGCCCGCGCGAGGAGCCGGCCCATCTGCGCGTCCACCCCATCCTGCACATGCGCGAAGCCGACGTCTGGGCCATCACCCGGGGCCAGGGCCTGCCCTTTTGCGAGCTGTACCACCAGGGCTACCGCAGCCTGGGGACGCTGTCCGGCACGGTGCGCCAAAGCGATCTCCCTGCCTGGGAACAGGATCTGACCGATCGCAGCGGCGAGCGGGCCGGGCGCGACCAGGACAAGGAAGACGCCATGGAACAGCTGCGGGCGCTGGGCTATATGTAG
- the rfaD gene encoding ADP-glyceromanno-heptose 6-epimerase, whose translation MILITGAAGFIGSNFAAALNEQGMNNLVFCDRLRSGGKWLNVRKRQFDDFVFPEDLPQWLAGRHGRLRAVFHMGAISSTTVVDGDAVLRENLKCSLALLDWCAVAGVPFIYASSAATYGNGRQGFNDEFTSQALARLTPLNLYGFSKHAFDGIVCRRRETGGMLPPQCVGLKFFNVFGPNELHKGSMQSVLTKVWPDIAQGKAVRLFRSHIPEVEDGGQRRDFVYIRDVEQVMLWLLEHPAVSGLFNVGTGTARSFKDFIGAGFAAAGRNPAIEYVDMPLEIRDKYQYFTQADLTGLRGAGYQRPFTPLQDAVAHYVQNHLLQECPYR comes from the coding sequence ATGATACTAATCACAGGAGCCGCTGGCTTTATTGGATCCAACTTTGCCGCTGCGCTTAACGAGCAGGGTATGAATAATCTTGTTTTCTGTGATCGATTGCGCAGCGGGGGGAAATGGCTCAACGTCCGGAAACGCCAGTTTGACGACTTTGTTTTTCCGGAAGACCTGCCGCAGTGGTTGGCCGGCAGACACGGCCGGTTGCGCGCTGTTTTCCACATGGGAGCCATCTCTTCCACCACCGTCGTTGATGGTGATGCCGTGTTGCGGGAAAACCTCAAGTGCTCCCTGGCCCTGCTTGACTGGTGCGCCGTGGCAGGCGTTCCGTTTATCTATGCCTCGTCAGCCGCCACGTACGGTAACGGCAGGCAAGGCTTTAACGACGAATTTACATCACAAGCTCTGGCCCGACTGACGCCGCTAAACCTCTACGGCTTCAGCAAACACGCCTTTGACGGCATCGTTTGTCGCCGGCGGGAGACCGGAGGAATGCTGCCGCCCCAGTGTGTGGGGCTCAAGTTCTTCAACGTGTTCGGGCCAAACGAACTCCACAAAGGCTCCATGCAGAGTGTGCTCACCAAGGTATGGCCGGATATTGCCCAGGGAAAGGCTGTCAGGCTTTTCCGTTCGCATATCCCGGAAGTTGAGGACGGTGGGCAACGACGGGATTTTGTGTACATACGCGACGTGGAGCAGGTCATGCTGTGGTTGCTTGAACATCCAGCAGTCAGCGGTCTTTTCAATGTCGGCACAGGGACGGCGAGATCGTTTAAGGACTTTATCGGGGCTGGATTTGCGGCCGCCGGGCGCAACCCGGCTATTGAGTACGTGGATATGCCTCTGGAAATCCGTGACAAATACCAGTATTTTACCCAGGCTGACCTTACTGGCCTGCGCGGGGCCGGCTACCAGCGCCCCTTCACCCCCCTCCAAGATGCCGTGGCGCACTACGTACAAAATCATCTCTTGCAGGAATGCCCATACCGGTAA
- a CDS encoding PfkB family carbohydrate kinase — protein MLDQFVRGKVVRISPEAPIHILSIADEISMLGGAGNVVRNLATLGATVVFDGVVGDDLAGKTVRDLLDSYANVQSHLTMEPNRMTSVKTRFVAGPTHLLRTDGRPWLRCPWRAARRSWITCGRRSPRCQWSWCLSMGRVS, from the coding sequence ATGCTGGACCAGTTTGTGCGGGGCAAAGTGGTGCGGATTTCTCCAGAGGCCCCCATTCACATTCTGTCCATTGCTGATGAAATCTCCATGCTCGGGGGGGCTGGCAATGTGGTGCGAAATCTCGCTACCCTCGGCGCGACAGTTGTCTTTGACGGTGTGGTGGGTGACGACTTGGCCGGTAAGACTGTCAGGGACCTCCTTGACAGCTATGCCAATGTCCAAAGCCATCTGACCATGGAACCCAACCGCATGACCTCAGTCAAGACCCGCTTTGTGGCCGGCCCGACGCATCTGCTGCGTACCGACGGGAGACCCTGGCTCCGGTGTCCCTGGCGAGCAGCCAGGCGCTCCTGGATCACCTGCGGGAGACGATCCCCCAGGTGTCAGTGGTCGTGGTGTCTGAGTATGGGAAGGGTGTCCTGA
- a CDS encoding PfkB family carbohydrate kinase, which produces MSLASSQALLDHLRETIPQVSVVVVSEYGKGVLTPEVLRSLMDIAAAHQVRVVVDPKGTDYSRYRGAPVITPNRSELAAAAGVELVDESSYKAAARIILTTCMQTQCWSPAVKKA; this is translated from the coding sequence GTGTCCCTGGCGAGCAGCCAGGCGCTCCTGGATCACCTGCGGGAGACGATCCCCCAGGTGTCAGTGGTCGTGGTGTCTGAGTATGGGAAGGGTGTCCTGACACCCGAAGTGCTGCGTTCACTAATGGACATCGCCGCCGCGCATCAGGTCCGGGTGGTGGTCGATCCCAAAGGCACGGACTACAGCCGGTACCGCGGGGCCCCGGTCATCACGCCTAACCGGTCTGAATTGGCTGCCGCTGCCGGGGTGGAACTCGTTGACGAGTCTTCCTACAAAGCCGCAGCCAGAATAATTCTGACCACCTGCATGCAGACGCAGTGTTGGTCACCCGCAGTGAAGAAGGCATGA